In the genome of Yersinia enterocolitica, the window CCGCACCACTTCATCAATATGACCGAACTCGGTTTTTTCAGTGCGCATAAATTTGCGGCGCGCTGGCGTGTTATAAAACAGATCCAACACTTCAAGAGTACTCCCCACCGGATGCGCCGCTGGCTTGATAGTGACGGCCATATCACGCCCTTCCGCATAAGCCTGCCAGGCTTCATTTTGTTCGGCAGTGCGGGAAGTCAGAATCAGACGTGAGACTGAACTGATACTGGCCAGTGCTTCGCCACGAAAGCCCATGCTGAGGATAGCTTCCAGATCTTCTAGCGAACTTATCTTACTGGTGGCATGGCGCGCCAGCGCCAGTGATAAATCTTCTTTGCCGATGCCGCAGCCATTATCGCGGATACGAATCAGTTTGGCGCCACCCCGTTCAATATCGATATCAATCCGGGTAGCTCCTGCATCCAGACTGTTTTCTACCAACTCTTTAACCACCGACGCAGGCCGCTCTACCACTTCACCGGCGGCAATTTGGTTAGCAAGCTGTGGTGGCAGAATATGAATCGGCATAGCAGTTCCTTTCGCTTACGATTGTGGAATCGTGAGGGTTTGCCCTAGCTGGACATTACCTGACTTTATCTTGTTCGCCCGCTCAATCTCACTCATCGACACGCCATATCTGGCCGCAATGGCTGATAGCGTATCACCGCGTTTTACCAGATGTTTTACTGTTTTGTTTTTAGCAATTGTTTGGTTTTTTGGTGCCGCTGCCGTTACCGTGCTGCCCAATGCCGGCACTTTCAAACGCTGCCCCACCCACACCACATCATTTTTCAGCGTATTATTTTGCCGCAATAGCGCCATGCTGACACCGTATTGGCTCGCAATGCCGGATAAGGTTTCACCACGTTGTACTTTATGGATTTGGCTTTTCCCTGTCGCCACAGGCTTGACGGCAGAAACTCTGCCGCTTTGCGCATTGCTGACAATCGGTTCTGGCTGATTAACATTTGAACGCTGCACTGAAGAATCAACCGCCGCTGTTTCTATTAGCGGACGGTTTTCGACCTTTGGGTCGGCTTGTAGCGGATGCGCGAGGAAATAACTGCGCAAGCCTTTATAAATGGCCTGAGCAATCTTCTCCTGATACGCGCTACTGCCAAGCAGCCGCTCCTCCGTACTATTACTGATAAAGCCGGTTTCCACTAATAACGATGGAATATCCGGTGAACGTAACACCCCAAGACTGGCGTGTTCAGGCCGACGTTTATGAATGTCACCTACTGTTTGTAGCTCACGCAGCACCTTGGTCGCTACGTCATAGCCCACCCGCTGGGAGTGGCCGAATTGCAGATCCAATACTGCCTGACTCAAATAGGGGTCTGACGCGGTATTCGCCAACACGTCACCGGCACCACCGAGCAATTCAGATTGTTTCTCATGCTGTTCCAGCCAGTTGCCCATTTCACTGTTAGCACGGCGATTTGACAGAACCCAGACCGAAGCCCCAGTAGCACTGCGGTTAGGTGCC includes:
- a CDS encoding N-acetylmuramoyl-L-alanine amidase AmiB, encoding MVMVSLLSLPSALAMKLTDIKVNNGPTESRVTLSFDGKPIYAFFSLSSPERVVLDVRQSGNLSGLPLEFSGQNLLKRIRSSTPKDEQSTRLVLELTQKVKTRAVTQQSGSNYTVVITMTAAAPARQVQTTLSPNNTLSSNSTLSSNNTLSPNSRPLSQTNTPSPNAGRLTPPVNNVNTTPRVTSSNTTSEAKNPFNNKPTVVVSSDTVTTNTARPIKASRVANSDRVVVAIDAGHGGQDPGAIGQNGLKEKNVTIAIARRLEALLNSDPMFKPVLTRNGDYFISVMGRSDVARKQGANVLVSIHADAAPNRSATGASVWVLSNRRANSEMGNWLEQHEKQSELLGGAGDVLANTASDPYLSQAVLDLQFGHSQRVGYDVATKVLRELQTVGDIHKRRPEHASLGVLRSPDIPSLLVETGFISNSTEERLLGSSAYQEKIAQAIYKGLRSYFLAHPLQADPKVENRPLIETAAVDSSVQRSNVNQPEPIVSNAQSGRVSAVKPVATGKSQIHKVQRGETLSGIASQYGVSMALLRQNNTLKNDVVWVGQRLKVPALGSTVTAAAPKNQTIAKNKTVKHLVKRGDTLSAIAARYGVSMSEIERANKIKSGNVQLGQTLTIPQS